A stretch of Candidatus Zixiibacteriota bacterium DNA encodes these proteins:
- a CDS encoding formimidoylglutamase: MTKAKLDQLLESSDSVYAAGYSSRGPDDARLGDVIVLDTPDAAALRADEVVVIGFPQDEGVRRNFGRPGAAAGPDAIRSHFARLVAPHEIGTIRDWGNVRCNDDLEATQAALGAVVSAVLRAEAFPLIIGGGHETAFGHFLGYAELKRRCGVVNLDAHLDVRPLRNGKAHSGSPFRQMAESKDFALTPGGYLCIGVQEQSNNAAAFEFIRTRQFQWLSTGDAMTRDIGSAIDAFAGALRRAGASLMMSVDLDCVRQSDSPGVSAPSPVGFTSERIIELAHRVMQHPVASVDISECNPALDRDGQTARLAALIAYEIIRSRSESGRSRRG, translated from the coding sequence ATGACCAAGGCGAAACTCGACCAACTGCTCGAATCGAGCGATTCGGTTTACGCCGCCGGTTATTCCTCGCGCGGTCCCGATGATGCGCGCCTGGGTGACGTGATCGTCCTCGATACGCCGGATGCGGCTGCGTTGCGCGCGGACGAAGTTGTCGTGATCGGCTTTCCGCAGGATGAAGGGGTACGTCGCAACTTCGGACGTCCCGGCGCCGCCGCCGGACCCGATGCGATCCGTTCGCACTTTGCGCGCTTGGTCGCACCCCACGAAATCGGCACGATACGGGACTGGGGGAATGTCCGTTGCAACGATGACCTCGAAGCAACGCAGGCGGCCCTTGGCGCGGTTGTATCAGCCGTGCTCCGGGCCGAGGCATTTCCGCTGATCATCGGCGGCGGGCACGAAACCGCCTTCGGGCATTTCTTAGGTTACGCGGAGCTCAAGCGGCGCTGCGGTGTCGTCAATCTCGATGCGCATCTCGATGTCCGTCCGTTGCGCAACGGCAAGGCACACAGCGGCTCACCATTTCGCCAGATGGCCGAGAGTAAAGATTTTGCCCTGACACCCGGCGGCTACTTGTGCATCGGGGTTCAAGAACAGTCCAACAATGCGGCGGCGTTCGAGTTTATCAGGACCAGGCAGTTTCAATGGTTGAGTACAGGCGATGCGATGACCCGTGACATCGGCAGCGCCATTGATGCCTTCGCAGGCGCTCTCAGGCGGGCCGGCGCTTCGTTGATGATGTCGGTCGATCTGGATTGTGTCCGTCAGTCCGATTCGCCCGGTGTCTCGGCGCCCTCTCCGGTTGGCTTCACATCAGAGCGAATCATCGAATTGGCGCATCGGGTCATGCAGCATCCGGTTGCCAGTGTCGATATCTCCGAATGCAACCCAGCACTCGACCGCGACGGACAGACTGCGCGCCTGGCCGCACTGATCGCATACGAAATCATCCGATCCCGAAGTGAGAGCGGCAGGAGCAGACGTGGGTAG
- a CDS encoding Smr/MutS family protein, with amino-acid sequence MGRPNDAPVDYPLDGTLDLHQFARAEIDSVVREYIDACRANGVYQLRIVHGKGKGAIRSVVHAILEKHPAVSRYRHEHASGGSWGATIVDLRRME; translated from the coding sequence GTGGGTAGGCCGAACGATGCTCCGGTCGACTATCCGCTCGACGGCACGCTCGATCTGCACCAGTTTGCACGCGCAGAAATCGACTCAGTCGTACGCGAGTATATCGACGCGTGCCGTGCAAATGGTGTGTATCAACTGCGGATTGTTCACGGAAAAGGCAAGGGTGCCATTCGGAGTGTCGTACACGCGATCCTGGAGAAGCACCCGGCGGTCAGCAGATACCGTCATGAACACGCCAGCGGCGGCTCATGGGGCGCAACCATAGTCGACCTGAGACGTATGGAATGA
- a CDS encoding acyl-CoA thioesterase: MPKDNSTSLDNSEFTLTEVVFPYQVNHLGSLFGGHALQWMDQAAWICATRFSRKTVVTIASDRVEFKKPVREGTIVQLKSRVLKVGNTSVTVGVEMHAEHPLSGERFLATRGQFIMVAVDADGRPTAIRS, from the coding sequence ATGCCGAAGGACAATTCGACATCCCTGGACAACTCCGAATTCACTCTGACCGAAGTCGTGTTCCCGTATCAGGTCAATCACCTCGGCAGTCTATTTGGCGGGCACGCGCTGCAGTGGATGGATCAGGCCGCGTGGATTTGCGCGACACGATTCTCGCGCAAGACGGTCGTGACCATCGCTTCCGACCGGGTCGAGTTCAAAAAGCCGGTCCGCGAAGGGACGATCGTGCAGTTGAAGTCGCGTGTTCTGAAGGTCGGCAACACCTCCGTGACGGTCGGTGTCGAGATGCACGCCGAACATCCCCTTTCCGGCGAACGCTTTCTGGCGACCAGGGGCCAGTTTATCATGGTCGCCGTCGACGCCGACGGCCGTCCCACTGCGATTCGATCGTAA
- a CDS encoding prolyl oligopeptidase family serine peptidase, whose translation MAGLGDRRFSGIRITAAAWLMSMLLGCGGSDAPSGPGRIIAGVDLDELFAAPTVSEKKAVKAEWAKRDVSAVDAAIVAGNTLAAGQGTLQIHIVSHRVDDVLHYGAVIVPEGAAPHSLPMLVYAHEGDNGIDLDFLLQYLPLTLDDLQEQFVFVVPSFRGERLRYDDVDYQSEGEASPWDRDVDDALALVHAATELFDAADPMRVGVLGFSRGATVGMLMAIRNPQIDAVVSYYGPTDFLGPFVEDLVIEALEGQPRDLPGVQSLNEQLIAPLADGVLSVADVRLGLLRRSPLHFAADLPRLMLHHGTADDVVPVDETERLIQAMVKLGRNSPEFVFHIHQGAGHSPLGMLSSLPESRAFLEFLTTPSVAVF comes from the coding sequence ATGGCTGGATTGGGTGACAGGCGATTTTCGGGAATCCGCATCACGGCGGCGGCATGGCTTATGTCCATGCTGCTGGGGTGCGGCGGGTCGGATGCCCCCAGTGGTCCGGGTCGCATCATTGCCGGCGTCGATCTGGATGAGCTCTTCGCGGCCCCGACCGTGTCCGAGAAGAAGGCGGTCAAAGCGGAGTGGGCCAAACGCGATGTGTCGGCTGTCGATGCCGCCATCGTGGCGGGGAACACGCTGGCAGCCGGGCAAGGGACGCTCCAGATTCACATCGTATCGCACCGCGTCGACGATGTTCTCCACTACGGTGCGGTGATCGTGCCGGAGGGCGCCGCGCCGCATTCGCTGCCGATGCTCGTCTATGCCCACGAGGGCGACAATGGGATCGATCTGGATTTCCTGCTGCAGTACCTGCCGCTGACACTCGATGATCTGCAGGAGCAATTCGTGTTTGTGGTGCCGTCGTTTCGCGGCGAACGACTCCGCTATGACGATGTCGATTACCAATCGGAGGGCGAGGCCAGCCCGTGGGATCGCGATGTCGACGACGCACTCGCGCTCGTGCACGCTGCGACCGAGTTGTTCGACGCGGCCGATCCAATGCGTGTCGGGGTCCTGGGTTTCAGCCGTGGCGCCACAGTCGGCATGCTGATGGCGATTCGCAATCCGCAGATCGACGCCGTGGTTTCCTACTACGGTCCGACCGATTTTCTGGGACCATTCGTCGAGGACCTGGTGATCGAGGCGCTGGAAGGGCAGCCGCGCGACTTGCCGGGGGTGCAGTCGCTCAACGAACAGTTGATTGCGCCATTGGCGGATGGGGTCTTGTCGGTCGCGGATGTACGGCTGGGGCTGCTGAGACGCTCGCCATTGCACTTTGCGGCCGACTTGCCGCGATTGATGCTGCATCACGGCACAGCCGACGACGTCGTCCCGGTTGACGAGACGGAGCGGCTGATTCAGGCAATGGTCAAGCTGGGACGCAACTCACCGGAGTTTGTGTTCCACATTCATCAGGGCGCGGGGCACAGCCCGCTGGGGATGCTCTCGAGTCTGCCGGAGTCGCGCGCGTTCCTGGAATTCCTCACGACTCCGTCTGTCGCCGTATTCTGA
- a CDS encoding cytochrome c3 family protein gives MPATRHESRLRRLVVTVSLIVFVGAVAHVLIGSRPSEAAIPFPHRVHVVDAEIACADCHEAATGSTTSADNLLPSRELCLGCHEEPDIDRYGYTERAIERELIFSHALHSSTVGLDCSHCHEGIDEATTSPFRLPAMDGCVACHAERQMNDDCSVCHSQVEWRRPEDHVADWVLDHVDVARSDARSCEQCHTQTYCQECHDGAALGFAVVGDEDAPRDRIGPLAGAAGGLDPLILQRAHGLNYRFTHGSDVRAKTSDCAICHETESFCVACHDPAHDGGRFRPVWHEVADFRFAAHADIARNDIELCAGCHDQSGAESTCLTCHRNAVSPHPDGFMQDVKGSWHDDDNAVCFVCHDPSSRETGIGFCTRCHGPR, from the coding sequence ATGCCTGCGACACGCCACGAAAGCCGTCTGCGCCGTCTCGTCGTGACCGTCTCGCTGATCGTGTTTGTCGGCGCGGTTGCCCATGTGCTGATCGGTTCGCGGCCCAGCGAGGCGGCGATCCCCTTCCCTCATCGCGTTCATGTGGTCGACGCGGAGATCGCCTGCGCCGATTGCCATGAAGCCGCCACTGGCTCGACAACCTCGGCGGACAACCTGCTGCCATCGCGTGAACTCTGTCTGGGCTGCCACGAGGAACCCGACATCGACCGCTATGGCTACACCGAACGGGCGATCGAGCGTGAACTGATCTTCTCCCATGCGCTCCACAGCTCAACTGTCGGCCTGGACTGCAGTCACTGTCACGAGGGCATCGACGAGGCGACGACATCGCCGTTCCGGCTGCCGGCGATGGACGGCTGTGTCGCGTGCCACGCGGAACGGCAGATGAACGATGACTGCAGTGTCTGCCACTCACAAGTCGAATGGCGTCGTCCCGAGGACCACGTCGCCGACTGGGTATTGGATCATGTCGATGTGGCGCGGTCCGACGCCCGGTCGTGCGAACAATGCCACACCCAGACCTATTGCCAGGAGTGCCATGACGGCGCCGCACTGGGTTTCGCAGTCGTCGGTGATGAAGATGCCCCCAGAGACCGCATCGGGCCATTGGCCGGTGCGGCGGGAGGTCTCGATCCCCTGATTCTCCAGCGCGCACACGGGTTGAATTACCGCTTTACTCACGGCAGCGATGTCCGCGCGAAGACCTCCGACTGTGCCATCTGCCATGAGACCGAATCGTTTTGTGTCGCCTGCCATGATCCCGCCCATGACGGCGGACGGTTCCGTCCGGTCTGGCACGAAGTCGCCGACTTCCGCTTTGCGGCGCATGCCGATATCGCCCGCAACGACATCGAGTTGTGTGCGGGATGCCATGACCAAAGCGGCGCCGAATCAACCTGCCTGACCTGCCATCGCAATGCTGTTTCCCCGCACCCTGACGGCTTCATGCAGGACGTCAAGGGTTCGTGGCATGACGATGACAACGCGGTCTGTTTTGTCTGCCACGACCCGTCCAGCCGTGAGACCGGAATCGGCTTTTGTACGCGCTGCCATGGCCCACGTTAG
- a CDS encoding ammonia-forming cytochrome c nitrite reductase subunit c552, with the protein MKRLLNWTLPLAFMATIAVLVGCEGDEGPAGPPGTASCMNCHTDDYNMANYILAVQTEYSASQHRNAASFVRRGSESSPTCGHCHTTEGYQHFVATGEEIDVETSSPIGCFACHAPHTNEDFSLRKQGPTDMWVGGQYDKQESNTCAMCHQARPAVPAITDVATAITSSRWGPHHGPQSNILAGIGAYEFDGPYSKNHGHNNIANGCVNCHMAEVAQDALAGGHTFAINYEASGGIRVNGKGCVACHGDQTDASLTGFVDDAQEEFEEGLHALRDALIALGWVQANGELVNPGNIPATEEARGAVWNFLLLDHDLSVSVHNPAFANAVLEATMDWVDTQRRIAGL; encoded by the coding sequence ATGAAGAGACTGCTGAACTGGACACTGCCCTTGGCGTTTATGGCGACAATTGCTGTGCTCGTCGGATGCGAAGGCGATGAGGGACCGGCCGGTCCACCGGGAACCGCCTCGTGCATGAACTGTCACACCGATGACTACAACATGGCCAATTACATATTGGCGGTCCAAACCGAATACTCGGCATCGCAGCACAGAAACGCGGCATCCTTCGTCCGTCGCGGCTCCGAATCAAGCCCCACGTGCGGACATTGCCACACGACCGAGGGATATCAACATTTCGTCGCCACCGGCGAGGAGATCGATGTCGAGACATCCTCGCCCATCGGCTGTTTCGCCTGCCACGCGCCGCACACCAACGAAGACTTCAGTCTGCGTAAACAGGGCCCGACCGATATGTGGGTCGGTGGCCAGTACGACAAGCAGGAGAGCAACACCTGCGCGATGTGCCACCAGGCGCGGCCCGCCGTGCCGGCGATCACGGATGTGGCCACGGCGATCACATCGTCGCGCTGGGGACCACACCACGGTCCGCAATCGAACATCTTGGCCGGCATCGGGGCGTATGAATTCGACGGTCCGTATTCGAAAAACCACGGCCATAACAACATTGCCAATGGCTGTGTCAACTGCCACATGGCCGAGGTCGCCCAGGATGCGCTGGCCGGAGGACACACCTTCGCGATCAACTACGAAGCCAGCGGCGGTATTCGGGTCAATGGCAAAGGATGCGTGGCCTGCCACGGCGACCAGACCGATGCGTCGCTGACCGGGTTTGTCGATGACGCCCAGGAAGAGTTTGAAGAAGGACTGCACGCATTGCGCGATGCGCTGATCGCCCTGGGATGGGTTCAGGCCAATGGCGAACTGGTCAATCCCGGAAACATTCCGGCGACAGAGGAGGCGCGGGGCGCGGTCTGGAATTTCCTGCTGTTGGACCACGACTTGAGCGTGAGCGTCCACAATCCCGCCTTTGCCAATGCGGTATTGGAAGCCACGATGGATTGGGTGGATACCCAGCGACGGATCGCCGGGCTGTAG
- a CDS encoding TSUP family transporter has protein sequence MEIAALAVLTLIASVVGTLTGFGTSTIMVPAMVLFLPLPETLLMVGVVHWFGDIWRVVLFRAGLQWRLIVLFGIPGIVTSYIGARAALSIPSGNVLRILGIALALYAAFLL, from the coding sequence ATGGAAATCGCCGCACTCGCTGTGCTGACTCTGATCGCATCGGTCGTTGGCACGCTGACCGGTTTCGGCACTTCCACCATCATGGTTCCGGCAATGGTGCTCTTCCTGCCGTTGCCGGAGACCCTGCTGATGGTCGGGGTCGTCCACTGGTTCGGCGACATCTGGCGGGTCGTTCTCTTTCGCGCCGGTCTGCAATGGCGGTTGATCGTTCTCTTCGGCATCCCCGGGATCGTCACCAGCTATATAGGCGCTCGCGCCGCATTGAGCATTCCTTCGGGAAATGTGCTTCGTATCCTGGGCATCGCGCTGGCTCTCTACGCGGCCTTCTTGCTGTGA
- a CDS encoding NapC/NirT family cytochrome c, whose amino-acid sequence MSDSASHSSRRSIIKPKSLISNPISFAGVLVAACCLLIIAFILVADWMGFEWNPYVGVVALLVLPAIATFGFLLIPAGKAWERRRRAKSGAAASNLIRVEIDLDSVRTRRRLLVYAATATLVISFMMATAYKSLVFMDTTTFCGEVCHTVMQPELTSYRHGPHARVACVECHIGEGADWFVKSKLSGVRQVFAVALKTYSTPIPVPVHNLRPARETCEHCHWPEKFHGSKLVVKTRYQEDEANTSVKNVLLMKIGGGNIATGEVEGIHWHTSFQHSIEYVALDEQRDTIPYVRMIGPDGTATEYVSDDSRLTADELRAMPRRVMDCMDCHNRPSHVFDDPAFAVDEAMVSLEIDPALPYIKRQAVELLTTEYATRDEAARQIPSRLQTFYREQYPDIEQEKSEAVNRAGTAIADIYLRNVFPAMKVTWGTYTTHIGHTRSDGCFRCHDEAHSAPDGRTISGDCSTCHDLLAYEEENPIPTLEELPRR is encoded by the coding sequence TTGTCGGACAGCGCGAGCCACAGCAGCCGGAGGAGCATCATCAAGCCGAAATCCCTCATCAGCAATCCGATCAGCTTTGCCGGGGTGTTGGTTGCGGCATGCTGCCTTCTCATCATCGCATTCATCCTCGTCGCCGACTGGATGGGCTTCGAGTGGAATCCCTATGTCGGCGTGGTGGCTCTGCTGGTGCTCCCCGCCATCGCCACGTTCGGATTTCTGCTCATTCCGGCCGGCAAGGCGTGGGAACGGCGCCGCCGCGCGAAGTCCGGCGCCGCCGCATCGAATCTGATTCGGGTGGAAATCGATTTAGACTCGGTACGCACCCGACGCCGACTGCTGGTCTATGCCGCGACTGCGACTCTGGTAATCAGCTTCATGATGGCTACCGCCTACAAGAGTCTGGTGTTCATGGACACGACGACCTTCTGCGGTGAAGTCTGTCACACGGTAATGCAGCCGGAGTTGACGTCGTATCGCCACGGCCCCCACGCGCGCGTGGCCTGCGTCGAGTGCCACATCGGCGAGGGCGCCGACTGGTTCGTCAAATCCAAGCTCTCCGGCGTGCGCCAGGTCTTTGCCGTGGCGCTCAAGACCTACAGCACGCCGATCCCCGTGCCCGTCCACAACCTGCGTCCGGCGCGTGAAACCTGCGAACATTGCCACTGGCCGGAGAAGTTCCACGGTTCCAAACTGGTGGTCAAAACGCGCTATCAGGAGGATGAGGCCAACACGTCGGTGAAAAACGTTCTTCTGATGAAAATCGGCGGCGGCAACATCGCCACCGGCGAAGTCGAGGGAATCCACTGGCACACCAGCTTCCAGCATTCGATCGAGTATGTCGCGCTCGATGAGCAACGCGATACGATTCCCTATGTGCGGATGATCGGCCCGGATGGAACAGCCACCGAGTATGTCTCGGACGATTCCCGCCTGACCGCCGACGAATTGCGCGCCATGCCCCGTCGCGTTATGGACTGCATGGACTGCCACAACCGTCCGTCGCATGTGTTCGACGATCCGGCCTTCGCGGTCGATGAGGCGATGGTGTCTTTGGAGATCGACCCCGCCTTGCCATACATCAAGAGGCAGGCGGTTGAACTGCTGACAACGGAATACGCGACGCGCGACGAGGCCGCGCGGCAAATACCGTCGCGCCTGCAAACGTTTTACCGTGAACAGTACCCCGACATTGAGCAGGAAAAGAGCGAGGCCGTCAACCGCGCCGGAACGGCGATCGCCGACATTTACCTGCGCAATGTCTTCCCGGCCATGAAGGTCACGTGGGGCACTTATACGACCCACATCGGACACACCCGCTCGGACGGCTGTTTCCGTTGTCACGATGAAGCACACAGCGCCCCGGATGGACGGACTATTTCGGGCGATTGCTCAACATGTCACGATTTGCTCGCCTACGAAGAAGAGAATCCGATACCGACTCTGGAGGAACTGCCGCGCCGTTAG
- a CDS encoding cytochrome b/b6 domain-containing protein: MPDDLATRYRLTNGTGHRGCSAAARILLSLFCLVVFAARHVSADNSSCLECHSVQDMFEDFGTRAESLVVTEETLSQSTHRGFDCVSCHSDLEGVDDFPHADQLKPVDCGQCHSTESELYKWHGRLAVGIGEDIPMCADCHGTHDIRHSSERESGVNPLNLPATCGRCHEDIDLVRKHEILLAHPVELFENSVHGRASLGGVHLAATCNDCHSTNGTAHIILSPGNPQSSVNHFNIPGTCGRCHSNIAQDYLEGIHGQLAMRGQTASPVCTNCHGEHGILRATDPRSPVSPTRVAEATCSPCHESARLNEKYGIPTGRLKTWVDSYHGLKSRAGDLTVANCASCHGAHRILPSSDSTSSVHAANLQHTCGTCHPGITTAVAQRPIHGPPGVSGTPAALIVRQIYIYAIVIIIGAMVTHWLIDLRKQIVLTMRRRPRVRRMTLGEVWQHTFLMVTFIVLVISGFALRFSESWWVKFLFGWEGGFPLRGIIHRVSAVLFIISAIWHIFYLGTHRGRRFLADIFPRRHDLNQFGGMIAYNLDLRPERPRFGRFSYVEKAEYWALVWGTVVMIISGFFMWAENLAVRWFPKGFLDVMLVVHYYEAWLATLAVFIWHLYSTVFSPGVYPMNPSWLTGHIPLEMYRHEHPDDPALHTVTGTPITDSDSGDPAHPDQPKEGGPPGTA, translated from the coding sequence ATGCCGGATGATCTCGCCACCAGGTATCGGCTGACGAACGGAACCGGGCATCGCGGTTGCAGTGCCGCAGCGCGCATCCTCCTGTCGCTGTTTTGCCTCGTGGTTTTCGCGGCGCGACATGTCAGTGCCGACAACAGCAGTTGCTTGGAGTGCCATTCCGTACAAGACATGTTCGAAGATTTTGGGACCCGTGCCGAGTCGCTCGTTGTCACCGAAGAAACCCTCAGTCAATCGACCCATCGCGGATTCGATTGTGTGTCCTGCCACAGCGATCTTGAGGGGGTCGACGATTTCCCCCATGCCGACCAGCTAAAGCCGGTCGACTGCGGCCAGTGCCATTCGACGGAGTCCGAGCTGTACAAGTGGCACGGTCGGCTCGCGGTCGGCATCGGCGAGGATATTCCGATGTGCGCCGACTGCCACGGCACGCATGACATCCGTCATTCCTCGGAACGCGAGTCCGGAGTCAATCCCCTCAATCTTCCGGCGACCTGCGGGCGCTGTCACGAAGATATCGACCTGGTGCGCAAGCACGAGATCCTGCTGGCGCATCCGGTGGAATTGTTCGAAAACAGCGTCCACGGCCGCGCGTCGCTGGGCGGGGTCCATCTCGCCGCCACCTGCAACGACTGCCATTCGACCAACGGCACCGCGCACATCATCCTGTCGCCGGGAAATCCGCAATCGTCCGTCAACCACTTCAATATCCCGGGCACCTGCGGCCGTTGCCACAGCAACATCGCGCAGGACTACCTGGAAGGAATTCACGGGCAACTGGCGATGCGCGGGCAAACCGCCTCGCCGGTGTGCACCAACTGCCACGGCGAACACGGTATCCTGCGCGCCACCGACCCGCGCTCACCGGTCAGCCCGACCCGTGTCGCCGAAGCCACCTGTTCACCCTGCCACGAGTCGGCGCGGCTCAATGAAAAATACGGCATCCCGACCGGACGGCTGAAGACCTGGGTCGACAGCTATCACGGTCTCAAAAGCCGCGCGGGCGATCTGACGGTCGCCAACTGCGCCTCCTGCCATGGGGCGCACCGCATCCTGCCGTCGTCGGACTCGACCTCGTCGGTCCACGCCGCCAACCTGCAACATACGTGCGGCACGTGCCATCCCGGGATTACGACGGCGGTGGCGCAGCGGCCGATCCACGGCCCTCCCGGGGTCAGCGGCACGCCGGCCGCGCTCATCGTGCGGCAGATCTACATCTACGCCATCGTGATCATCATCGGCGCCATGGTGACACACTGGCTGATCGATCTGCGCAAACAGATCGTGCTCACGATGCGCCGCCGTCCGCGCGTCCGGCGCATGACTCTGGGCGAGGTCTGGCAGCACACCTTCCTCATGGTGACATTCATCGTGCTGGTGATCTCCGGTTTCGCCTTGCGGTTCTCCGAATCGTGGTGGGTCAAATTCCTGTTCGGCTGGGAAGGCGGTTTTCCGCTGCGCGGCATCATTCACCGCGTGTCGGCGGTGTTGTTCATTATCTCGGCCATCTGGCATATCTTCTACCTGGGAACACACCGCGGCCGCCGGTTCCTGGCCGACATCTTCCCGCGCCGCCACGATTTGAATCAGTTCGGCGGGATGATCGCTTACAACCTCGACTTGCGCCCCGAGCGCCCGCGCTTCGGCCGCTTCAGCTACGTCGAAAAGGCCGAGTACTGGGCGCTGGTGTGGGGGACTGTCGTGATGATCATCAGCGGCTTCTTTATGTGGGCCGAAAACCTGGCCGTCCGCTGGTTTCCCAAGGGATTTCTCGATGTCATGCTCGTGGTCCACTACTACGAAGCGTGGCTGGCGACGCTGGCGGTGTTCATCTGGCACTTGTACTCCACCGTCTTCAGCCCCGGCGTCTATCCGATGAACCCCTCCTGGCTGACCGGTCACATCCCGCTGGAGATGTACCGGCACGAACATCCCGATGACCCGGCGCTGCACACCGTGACCGGGACACCCATTACGGACTCGGATTCGGGGGACCCGGCACACCCTGATCAGCCAAAAGAAGGCGGACCGCCGGGCACGGCTTGA
- a CDS encoding cytochrome c3 family protein, whose product MRRFVPIVVFAVLLMAAWSAAQTSVAHRQPLSKLDCRQCHTCDYPTSDSPCLISCPRIEAVQSTAPHDAAEGPASILLDKLVDLYEPVQFNHLAHANMSGMGGDCATCHHYSPPGRIPPCSECHEASRTEDNLRMPSLKGAYHRQCIACHREWTHDTKCTACHAPRSGAIAPTDNGLSGMLGSAHPRIAAPDIKVYETPYQPAPVVTFFHQEHIDLFGLRCVDCHQKESCSNCHDVLKPAQVVAKTPEQVHAVCNDCHRQDACAKCHDNAQRPPFTHASTGWPLNRFHASLECSSCHASGQRITQLDRACTGCHGDWTQESFAHAVTGLRLDELHGEFDCEGCHSERRFDVVPTCSSCHDDERNAYDVPPGERIPGLQ is encoded by the coding sequence ATGAGGCGATTTGTTCCGATTGTTGTGTTTGCCGTGTTATTGATGGCGGCATGGTCTGCGGCACAGACCAGCGTCGCGCACCGTCAGCCGCTCTCCAAATTGGATTGCCGCCAGTGTCACACGTGCGACTACCCGACGTCCGATTCGCCGTGTCTGATCTCTTGCCCGCGCATAGAGGCGGTGCAGAGCACCGCCCCGCACGATGCCGCCGAAGGGCCGGCATCGATTCTGCTCGATAAGTTGGTCGATCTGTACGAACCGGTGCAATTCAACCACCTAGCCCATGCGAACATGTCGGGGATGGGCGGCGATTGCGCCACCTGCCATCACTACAGCCCCCCGGGACGGATTCCGCCGTGCAGCGAATGCCACGAGGCGTCGCGTACCGAAGACAATTTGCGGATGCCGTCATTGAAGGGCGCGTACCACCGCCAGTGCATCGCCTGCCACCGTGAGTGGACGCACGATACCAAGTGCACGGCCTGCCATGCACCGCGCTCGGGTGCGATCGCGCCGACAGACAACGGTCTATCCGGGATGCTGGGATCCGCGCATCCGCGTATCGCAGCACCCGACATCAAAGTTTACGAGACTCCGTACCAGCCCGCACCGGTCGTTACGTTTTTCCATCAGGAACACATCGACTTGTTCGGGCTGCGCTGCGTCGACTGCCATCAGAAAGAAAGCTGCAGCAATTGTCACGATGTTCTCAAACCGGCTCAGGTGGTCGCAAAGACGCCCGAACAGGTTCACGCGGTCTGCAACGATTGCCACCGTCAGGATGCCTGCGCCAAGTGCCATGACAACGCGCAGCGCCCGCCGTTTACGCACGCGTCCACCGGCTGGCCGCTGAACCGTTTCCATGCATCACTGGAGTGCAGCTCTTGTCACGCATCCGGGCAGCGCATCACACAGTTGGATCGCGCGTGTACCGGCTGTCACGGTGACTGGACGCAGGAGTCGTTTGCGCACGCAGTCACCGGCCTGCGGCTCGATGAGCTCCACGGCGAATTCGACTGCGAGGGCTGCCACTCGGAACGACGATTCGATGTAGTGCCGACCTGCAGCAGTTGCCACGACGACGAGCGCAACGCGTACGATGTCCCGCCGGGGGAACGGATCCCCGGACTTCAGTGA